The following proteins are encoded in a genomic region of Thioclava nitratireducens:
- a CDS encoding glycoside hydrolase family 2 protein, protein MREISKLNGGWTFAEGFDAAKVAELLQGETVTLPHNAADLPMSYFDERDFQRPFTYQREIAWNDAWAGKLVRLRFDAAMADAVVYVNGAEVLRHRDGYTPFTVDLTDRFVGGKALVTVHIDGSENPEIPPFGGRIDYLTYAGIYRDAWLEVLPEAHIASVKIETPDVLAETKRVLVKLDAPGPVEAVLSDAEDHEIARGQGTGEISFDSLADITLWSVETPALYTLTLTLIESGDRLTQRFGFRHAEFTPEGFFLNGERVVLRGLNRHQSFPYSGYAQGKRSQERDAEILRYDLACNIARTSHYPQSPYFLDRCDEIGLMVFEEIPGWQHIGGDVWQDESVSNVERMIRRDWNHPSIIIWGVRINESPDAEAFYKRTNALAHELDATRPTGGVRCITDSQLLEDVYTMNDFILGDFELPFSNRPRTSLRDQQEVTGLPKRVPYLVTEYNGHMYPTKAGDPEHRQHEHVLRHLDVLNAAHDPDAGLAGCIGWCMFDYNTHKDFGAGDRICHHGVMSIFREPKFAAYAYASQRDPDEAIVMEPVTIWSRGERNIGGVIPLIVLTNCDEVELSYADVVKRVGPDRSRFPHLPHAPVVIDYDHFTPDEVTAWGESWHAGRLRGYLNGELVIERDFPADAMFERLEVAPDVTEAEADPSDEIRVMIRARDQAGNKLHFLNEPVFLDVEGPAKLIGPDCVALADGATGCWLRLTGERGKIRVTARLRDKIESVEIAAL, encoded by the coding sequence ATGAGAGAGATCAGCAAACTGAACGGAGGCTGGACCTTCGCGGAAGGCTTCGACGCGGCCAAGGTCGCAGAACTGCTGCAGGGCGAGACGGTCACCCTGCCCCATAACGCCGCCGACCTGCCGATGAGCTATTTCGACGAGCGCGACTTCCAGCGCCCCTTCACCTATCAGCGTGAGATCGCATGGAACGATGCCTGGGCGGGAAAGCTGGTGCGGCTGCGGTTCGATGCGGCGATGGCCGATGCGGTGGTCTATGTGAACGGCGCCGAAGTGCTGCGTCACCGCGACGGCTATACGCCCTTCACCGTAGATCTGACGGACCGCTTTGTAGGCGGCAAGGCGTTGGTGACGGTGCATATCGACGGTTCGGAAAACCCCGAGATCCCACCCTTCGGTGGCCGCATCGACTACCTCACCTATGCCGGGATTTATCGCGACGCCTGGTTGGAGGTGCTGCCCGAGGCCCATATCGCAAGCGTGAAGATCGAGACGCCCGACGTGCTGGCCGAGACCAAGCGCGTTCTGGTCAAGCTCGACGCGCCGGGCCCGGTGGAGGCGGTTCTGTCGGACGCCGAGGACCACGAGATCGCACGCGGCCAAGGCACGGGCGAAATCAGCTTCGATAGCCTCGCCGATATCACGCTCTGGTCGGTCGAGACGCCCGCGCTCTACACGCTGACGCTGACCTTGATCGAGAGCGGCGACCGCCTCACCCAGCGCTTCGGCTTCCGTCACGCGGAATTCACGCCCGAGGGCTTTTTCCTCAACGGCGAGCGCGTGGTTCTGCGCGGCCTCAACCGGCATCAGAGCTTCCCCTATTCGGGCTACGCTCAGGGCAAGCGCAGCCAGGAGCGCGACGCGGAAATCCTGCGCTACGATCTGGCCTGCAACATCGCGCGCACCTCGCATTACCCGCAAAGCCCCTATTTCCTCGACCGCTGCGACGAGATCGGCCTCATGGTCTTCGAGGAAATCCCCGGCTGGCAGCATATCGGCGGCGATGTCTGGCAGGATGAATCGGTGAGCAATGTCGAGCGGATGATCCGGCGCGACTGGAACCACCCCTCGATCATCATCTGGGGCGTTCGGATCAACGAGAGCCCCGATGCGGAGGCGTTCTACAAGCGCACCAATGCCCTCGCGCATGAGCTGGATGCAACGCGCCCCACCGGCGGCGTGCGCTGCATCACCGACAGCCAACTGCTCGAAGACGTCTACACGATGAACGATTTCATCCTCGGCGATTTCGAACTGCCCTTCTCGAACCGCCCGCGCACGAGCTTGCGCGACCAGCAGGAGGTGACGGGGCTGCCCAAGCGCGTGCCTTATCTGGTGACCGAGTATAACGGGCACATGTATCCCACCAAGGCGGGCGACCCCGAGCATCGCCAGCACGAGCATGTGCTGCGCCATCTCGACGTGCTCAACGCCGCCCACGATCCCGATGCCGGACTTGCAGGCTGCATCGGCTGGTGCATGTTCGACTACAACACCCACAAGGATTTCGGCGCGGGCGACCGGATCTGCCATCACGGTGTGATGTCGATCTTCCGCGAGCCGAAATTCGCAGCCTACGCCTATGCCAGCCAGCGCGATCCCGACGAGGCGATCGTGATGGAGCCGGTCACCATCTGGTCGCGCGGCGAGCGAAATATCGGCGGGGTGATCCCGCTGATCGTGCTGACCAATTGCGACGAGGTGGAGTTGTCCTACGCCGACGTGGTCAAGCGCGTCGGGCCCGACCGCAGCCGCTTCCCGCATCTGCCCCATGCGCCAGTCGTCATCGATTACGACCATTTCACCCCCGACGAGGTGACCGCCTGGGGGGAGAGCTGGCATGCGGGCCGCCTGCGCGGCTACCTGAACGGGGAGTTGGTAATCGAGCGCGACTTCCCCGCCGACGCGATGTTCGAACGGCTGGAAGTGGCGCCCGATGTCACCGAAGCCGAGGCCGATCCGAGCGACGAGATCCGGGTGATGATCCGCGCTCGCGATCAGGCAGGCAACAAGCTGCATTTCCTAAACGAGCCGGTGTTCCTAGACGTCGAAGGTCCGGCGAAGCTGATCGGCCCCGATTGCGTGGCGCTCGCGGATGGCGCGACCGGCTGCTGGCTCCGCCTGACGGGTGAGCGCGGCAAGATCAGGGTGACCGCGCGGCTTCGTGACAAAATCGAGTCGGTGGAAATTGCGGCGCTGTGA
- the dgoD gene encoding galactonate dehydratase, with the protein MKITAIETFIVPPRWCFVKISTDEGISGWGEPVLEGRAASVAACVEELSDYLIGKDPGHIQDHWTVMYRGGFYRGGGIHMSAIAGLDQALWDIKGKALGVPVHSLLGGQQRDRIRVYSWIGGDRPGDTARMARECGDRGFTAVKMNGTEELQFIDSHDKIDAVLERVQAIREEMGPDFGIGVDFHGRVHRPMAKQLAKELEPFNLMFIEEPVLSENAEALREIANHCSTPIALGERLYTRWDFKSILQGGYVDIVQPDPSHSGGITETYRIAAMAEAHDVALALHCPLGPIALAANLQLDAVCYNAFIQEQSLGIHYNKGSDLLDYLSNPSVFEYDDGFVAIPQGPGLGVEVNEEKVRQAAAEGHRWRNPIWRHADGSFAEW; encoded by the coding sequence ATGAAAATTACCGCCATCGAAACCTTCATCGTGCCGCCGCGCTGGTGTTTCGTGAAAATTTCCACCGACGAGGGCATCTCCGGCTGGGGCGAGCCGGTGCTGGAGGGCCGCGCGGCCTCTGTCGCTGCCTGCGTCGAGGAACTCTCGGACTACCTGATCGGGAAAGACCCCGGCCATATTCAGGACCACTGGACGGTCATGTATCGCGGCGGCTTCTATCGCGGCGGCGGCATCCACATGTCGGCCATCGCCGGGCTCGATCAGGCGCTGTGGGACATCAAGGGCAAGGCGCTAGGCGTGCCTGTCCATTCGCTTCTGGGCGGCCAGCAGCGCGACCGCATCCGGGTCTATAGCTGGATCGGCGGCGACCGTCCGGGCGACACGGCGCGGATGGCGCGCGAATGCGGCGACCGGGGTTTCACTGCGGTGAAGATGAACGGCACCGAGGAACTGCAATTCATCGATTCCCACGACAAGATCGACGCCGTGCTGGAACGCGTGCAGGCGATCCGCGAGGAAATGGGCCCCGATTTCGGCATCGGCGTCGACTTCCACGGTCGCGTCCATCGCCCGATGGCCAAGCAGCTCGCGAAAGAACTCGAGCCCTTCAACCTGATGTTCATCGAGGAACCGGTGCTGAGCGAAAACGCCGAGGCGCTGCGCGAGATCGCGAACCATTGCTCGACCCCGATCGCACTGGGTGAGCGGCTCTATACCCGCTGGGATTTCAAATCGATCCTGCAGGGCGGTTACGTCGATATCGTCCAGCCGGATCCCAGTCATTCCGGCGGCATCACCGAGACTTACCGCATCGCGGCGATGGCCGAGGCCCATGACGTGGCCTTGGCGCTGCACTGCCCGCTGGGGCCGATCGCACTGGCGGCGAACCTGCAGCTCGATGCGGTCTGCTACAACGCCTTCATTCAGGAGCAGTCGCTGGGCATCCATTACAACAAGGGTTCCGACCTGCTCGACTATCTGAGCAACCCGTCGGTCTTCGAATATGACGACGGCTTCGTCGCGATCCCGCAGGGGCCCGGCCTAGGCGTCGAGGTCAACGAGGAGAAAGTCCGTCAGGCGGCTGCGGAAGGTCACCGCTGGCGCAACCCGATCTGGCGCCATGCCGATGGCAGCTTCGCGGAGTGGTAA
- a CDS encoding Gfo/Idh/MocA family protein, with translation MSLAVGLVGLGAIARAQHLPAIAETEGVHLAAIASRNATLPDLPSYPDLRTMLDAEPEIGAVSLCTPPQGRFDQAMAVLRAGRHLMLEKPPGMTLSEVEALRETAAKAGLTIFATWHSREAAAVEAARQWLAGLEISAIHIDWREDVRKWHPGQEWIWQPGGLGVFDPGINALSILTRVLRQPVRLTAAALSIPQGRQTPIAADLEMCAGETPISAAFDWRETGDELWRITLQTDRGAATLDKGGAEFSTDGEVIATGENREYANLYARMRDLVRAGQSDLDLAPMRLVADAFINARFAITEPFDA, from the coding sequence ATGAGCCTTGCCGTCGGCCTTGTGGGGCTGGGAGCGATCGCCCGCGCCCAGCACCTTCCCGCGATTGCGGAGACCGAAGGCGTGCATCTCGCCGCCATCGCGAGCCGCAATGCCACCCTGCCCGACCTACCGAGCTATCCCGACCTGCGCACGATGCTCGACGCCGAGCCCGAGATCGGCGCCGTCTCGCTCTGCACCCCGCCGCAGGGGCGGTTCGATCAGGCGATGGCGGTGCTGCGCGCGGGCCGTCACCTGATGCTCGAAAAGCCGCCGGGCATGACGCTGAGCGAGGTCGAGGCGCTGCGCGAGACCGCCGCCAAGGCGGGGCTGACGATCTTCGCCACATGGCATTCGCGCGAGGCGGCAGCCGTGGAGGCGGCACGCCAATGGCTCGCGGGGCTGGAGATTTCCGCCATCCATATCGACTGGCGCGAAGACGTGCGCAAATGGCATCCCGGGCAGGAGTGGATCTGGCAACCCGGCGGGCTCGGCGTCTTCGATCCCGGCATCAACGCACTCTCGATCCTGACTCGGGTCCTGCGCCAGCCGGTGCGGCTGACGGCGGCAGCGCTGAGCATCCCGCAGGGCCGCCAGACCCCGATCGCCGCCGATCTGGAAATGTGCGCGGGAGAGACCCCGATCAGCGCCGCGTTCGACTGGCGGGAAACGGGTGACGAGCTGTGGCGCATCACCCTTCAGACCGACCGAGGCGCAGCAACGCTCGACAAGGGCGGCGCGGAGTTCAGCACCGATGGCGAGGTAATCGCCACGGGCGAGAACCGCGAATACGCCAACCTATACGCCCGGATGCGCGATCTGGTGCGCGCCGGGCAGAGTGATCTCGACCTCGCGCCGATGCGCCTTGTCGCGGACGCCTTCATCAACGCACGTTTCGCGATCACCGAACCTTTCGACGCCTGA
- a CDS encoding ABC transporter ATP-binding protein yields MSGVALEKIVKRFGDAEVIHGVDLTVEPGEFCVFVGPSGCGKSTLLRMIAGLEETSDGAISIGGREVTKAEPAERGIAMVFQTYALYPHMTVGENMGFGLKMNGHPKSEISEKVQEAARILKLEPLLDRKPAALSGGQRQRVAIGRAITRGPDVFLFDEPLSNLDAELRVEMRAEIARLHREIGATMIYVTHDQVEAMTMADKIVVLRAGNIEQVGSPMELYDDPDNRFVAGFMGSPSMNFLAATVVDGQLDVPALGQRIDSPVALPADGTKLEIGIRPNALRLSGTDGNFTIEMAENLGGVSYAHLDGVTGERVVVETDQRLHGAVGGKTGISFDPVSVYVFDTSTGARVRG; encoded by the coding sequence GTGAGCGGAGTCGCATTGGAGAAGATCGTCAAACGGTTTGGCGATGCGGAGGTGATCCACGGCGTCGACCTGACGGTCGAACCGGGGGAATTCTGTGTCTTCGTCGGGCCGTCCGGTTGTGGCAAGTCAACGCTTTTGCGGATGATCGCGGGGTTGGAGGAGACCTCGGACGGTGCGATCAGCATTGGCGGCCGCGAAGTCACGAAAGCCGAACCCGCCGAACGCGGCATCGCGATGGTGTTTCAGACCTACGCGCTCTACCCGCATATGACGGTGGGCGAGAACATGGGCTTCGGGCTGAAGATGAACGGCCATCCCAAGTCTGAAATCTCCGAGAAAGTGCAGGAAGCCGCGCGTATCCTGAAACTGGAGCCGCTTCTGGACCGCAAGCCCGCTGCGCTTTCTGGCGGTCAGCGCCAGCGCGTGGCCATCGGCCGCGCGATCACCCGCGGCCCGGACGTTTTTCTCTTCGACGAGCCGCTGTCGAACCTCGACGCCGAGTTGCGCGTCGAGATGCGCGCTGAGATCGCGCGTCTGCACCGCGAGATCGGGGCGACGATGATCTACGTCACCCACGATCAGGTCGAGGCGATGACGATGGCCGACAAGATCGTCGTGCTGCGGGCCGGCAATATCGAACAGGTCGGAAGCCCGATGGAGCTTTACGACGACCCCGACAATCGCTTCGTCGCGGGCTTCATGGGTTCGCCTTCGATGAACTTCCTCGCCGCGACCGTGGTAGACGGTCAGCTCGACGTGCCCGCTCTGGGGCAGCGCATCGACAGTCCCGTCGCCTTGCCCGCGGATGGCACGAAGCTGGAGATCGGCATCCGCCCCAACGCGCTCCGCCTGAGCGGCACGGATGGCAATTTCACCATCGAGATGGCCGAGAACCTTGGCGGCGTGAGCTACGCGCACTTGGACGGCGTGACAGGCGAGCGCGTCGTGGTCGAGACCGATCAGCGTCTCCACGGCGCGGTCGGTGGCAAGACCGGGATCAGCTTCGATCCGGTCTCGGTCTATGTGTTCGACACCAGCACAGGCGCACGGGTGCGCGGATGA
- a CDS encoding IclR family transcriptional regulator: MNDATPKPEKSDGTVGRTLAVLDRVAEFGRPVRFAELLPVCDLPKATLYRFLQTLTNQGMLSLDEDRQTYTPGLRLVRLAHAAWAQSSLAPIAAPYLDQLSKETGQTLHLAQLDQGMVLYVDKRNASRPVEMFSQSGKVGPAYCTGVGKAMLAYLPEDALQNALTRQSFHRFTEHTLTDVTSLRAELETIRKRGFAWDDEEHEPGIRCIAAPILSPQGRVLGALSITSAQPDGQRQLETYAPLILETAEKIAKAASHWRFPEQKRAD, from the coding sequence ATGAACGACGCCACGCCAAAGCCGGAGAAATCGGACGGCACGGTCGGACGCACGCTGGCCGTGCTCGACCGCGTCGCGGAATTCGGCCGTCCCGTGCGCTTCGCCGAGCTGCTACCGGTCTGCGATCTGCCCAAGGCGACGCTGTATCGCTTCCTGCAAACGCTCACGAACCAGGGGATGCTGTCGCTCGACGAGGACCGTCAGACCTATACGCCGGGCTTGCGTCTCGTGCGCCTCGCCCATGCCGCCTGGGCGCAAAGCTCGCTCGCGCCGATCGCGGCACCCTATCTCGACCAACTGTCGAAGGAGACCGGCCAGACGCTCCACCTCGCTCAGCTCGATCAGGGCATGGTACTCTATGTCGACAAGCGAAACGCCTCGCGCCCGGTCGAGATGTTCTCGCAATCGGGCAAGGTCGGCCCCGCCTATTGCACCGGAGTGGGCAAGGCGATGCTCGCCTATCTCCCCGAGGACGCGCTGCAGAATGCGCTGACGCGGCAGAGCTTCCATCGCTTCACGGAACATACCCTGACCGACGTGACCAGCCTGCGCGCGGAGCTGGAGACCATCCGCAAACGCGGTTTTGCCTGGGATGACGAGGAGCATGAACCCGGCATCCGCTGCATCGCCGCCCCGATCCTGTCGCCTCAGGGCCGCGTCCTGGGCGCGCTCTCGATCACCTCGGCCCAGCCCGACGGTCAAAGACAACTCGAAACCTACGCCCCGCTGATCCTCGAGACGGCGGAGAAGATCGCGAAAGCGGCCAGCCACTGGCGCTTTCCGGAACAGAAACGCGCCGACTGA
- a CDS encoding ABC transporter substrate-binding protein, whose translation MNILKTTALVALMGSIAIPAMAEQRVLKLFTDASDPAPKAAFEQLVKGFEAENPDVKVEVNTFDHEGYKTAIRNFLTADSPDLANWYAGNRMAPFVNAGQFTDVSDVWEENGLKDSLGSALKSMTIDGKQWGVPYTYYQWGIYYNKDLYKKAGVDVPKTWDEFISNCKKFKEMGVDCLTTGTKALWPAAGIFDYLDLRTNGYDFHMKLTGGEIPWTDDRVRAVFAEWKKVLPYTTKNVAAIDWQDAVSNIVQGKAANYVMGNFAVATFKDGGMTNDTLGFMDFPTINPDIPRAEEAPTDTIHIPAGAKNKEDAKKFLAYVAKADVQTKMNETLGQLPINKNSSVGDDPFLQAGFKILSTADGGIAQFFDRDAPAQMAKAGMEGFQEFMAYPDHLDAILDRLEKVRQRVYKN comes from the coding sequence ATGAATATCCTGAAAACCACTGCGCTCGTGGCGCTGATGGGGTCGATCGCCATTCCGGCAATGGCCGAACAGCGCGTGCTCAAGCTTTTCACCGATGCGTCCGATCCGGCGCCGAAGGCCGCCTTCGAGCAGCTCGTGAAAGGCTTCGAGGCCGAAAACCCTGATGTGAAGGTCGAGGTGAACACCTTCGATCACGAAGGCTACAAGACCGCGATCCGCAACTTCCTGACCGCCGACAGTCCCGATCTGGCGAACTGGTATGCGGGCAATCGCATGGCGCCCTTTGTCAATGCCGGCCAATTCACCGATGTGTCCGATGTCTGGGAGGAGAACGGGCTCAAGGACAGCCTCGGCTCGGCGCTCAAGTCGATGACCATTGACGGCAAGCAATGGGGCGTGCCCTACACCTACTACCAGTGGGGCATCTACTATAACAAAGACCTGTACAAGAAGGCCGGGGTGGACGTGCCCAAGACCTGGGACGAGTTCATCTCGAACTGCAAGAAGTTCAAGGAGATGGGCGTCGACTGCCTGACCACGGGCACCAAGGCGCTGTGGCCGGCGGCAGGGATCTTCGACTATCTCGACCTGCGCACCAATGGCTACGACTTCCACATGAAGCTCACCGGCGGCGAAATCCCGTGGACCGACGACCGCGTGAGAGCTGTCTTCGCAGAGTGGAAGAAGGTTCTGCCCTACACCACCAAGAACGTCGCCGCGATCGATTGGCAGGATGCTGTGTCGAACATCGTTCAGGGCAAGGCTGCGAATTACGTCATGGGCAACTTCGCCGTCGCCACCTTCAAGGATGGCGGGATGACCAATGACACGCTTGGCTTCATGGACTTCCCGACGATCAACCCGGATATTCCGCGTGCCGAAGAAGCGCCGACCGATACGATCCATATCCCGGCAGGCGCGAAGAACAAGGAAGACGCCAAGAAGTTCCTCGCCTATGTCGCGAAGGCCGACGTGCAGACCAAGATGAACGAGACCCTCGGTCAGTTGCCGATCAACAAGAACTCCTCGGTTGGCGACGATCCCTTCCTGCAAGCGGGCTTCAAGATCCTGTCCACGGCCGACGGCGGTATCGCGCAGTTCTTCGATCGTGACGCACCGGCACAGATGGCGAAGGCGGGCATGGAAGGCTTCCAGGAATTCATGGCCTATCCCGATCATCTCGACGCGATCCTCGACCGGCTCGAGAAGGTGCGTCAGCGCGTCTACAAGAACTGA